A single Paraburkholderia sp. FT54 DNA region contains:
- the phoU gene encoding phosphate signaling complex protein PhoU, whose translation MSDKHLSSQFDADLNLVSSKVLEMGGLVESQIVKAMQALNEFDLDIAEQVIAAEERLNKMEVDIDEECSNIIARRQPAARDLRLLIAISKTITNLERAGDEAEKIAKRTKRLMEDGASRTINIAEIKLSGEMAVSILRRALDAFARLDTVAAAQIVRDDKAIDEEFRAFVRKLISYMTEDPRSISVGLDFLFIAKAIERIGDHAKNIAEFIIYIVKGTDVRHKSRDALEREALS comes from the coding sequence ATGTCCGACAAACACCTGTCCAGCCAGTTCGACGCCGACCTGAATCTGGTTTCCTCCAAGGTGCTCGAAATGGGTGGCCTGGTCGAATCGCAGATTGTCAAGGCCATGCAGGCGCTCAACGAATTCGATCTCGACATCGCCGAACAGGTGATCGCCGCGGAAGAGCGCCTGAACAAGATGGAAGTGGACATCGACGAAGAGTGCAGCAATATCATCGCGCGCCGTCAGCCGGCCGCGCGTGACCTGCGCCTCCTGATCGCGATTTCGAAGACCATCACGAACCTCGAGCGCGCCGGCGACGAAGCCGAAAAAATCGCCAAGCGCACCAAGCGTTTGATGGAAGACGGCGCCTCGCGCACTATCAACATCGCGGAAATCAAGTTATCGGGCGAGATGGCGGTGTCGATTCTGCGCCGCGCACTCGACGCGTTCGCGCGCCTCGACACGGTCGCCGCCGCGCAGATCGTCCGCGACGATAAAGCGATCGACGAAGAATTCCGCGCCTTCGTGCGCAAGCTGATTTCGTACATGACGGAAGATCCGCGTTCGATCTCGGTGGGCCTCGACTTCCTCTTCATCGCCAAGGCGATCGAGCGGATCGGCGACCACGCGAAGAACATCGCTGAGTTCATCATTTACATCGTCAAGGGCACAGACGTACGTCACAAGTCGCGCGACGCGCTCGAACGCGAAGCGCTCAGTTAA
- the pstS gene encoding phosphate ABC transporter substrate-binding protein PstS, whose protein sequence is MKLMQTVFAGVAGALFAIAAQAADITGAGSTFAAPIYTKWADSYQKSGGGKVNYQGIGSSGGVKQIVAKTVDFAGSDAPLKDDELAKEGLFQFPTVVGGVVPVVNVPGVKPAELTLSGEVLGDIYLGKIKKWNDPAIVALNPKAKLPDTDIAVVRRADGSGTSFIWTNYLSKVNADWKSKVGEGSTVNWPTGTGGKGNDGVAAFVQRLPGAIGYVEWAYAKQNHMTYVALKNSSGAVVEPKTDTFKAAAAGADWSKSFYQILTNEPGKNAWPIVGATFVLVHTTQEKAPQGTETLKFFDWAFKNGTQAANDLDYISLPDSVVAEIRTQWKAKVKDASGKAVAE, encoded by the coding sequence ATGAAATTGATGCAAACCGTGTTCGCTGGCGTCGCTGGCGCGCTTTTCGCGATCGCAGCGCAAGCCGCAGACATCACCGGCGCGGGCAGCACCTTCGCAGCACCGATTTACACGAAGTGGGCCGACTCGTATCAGAAGTCCGGCGGCGGCAAGGTCAACTATCAAGGCATCGGTTCGTCGGGCGGCGTGAAGCAGATCGTCGCGAAGACGGTCGACTTCGCCGGTTCGGACGCTCCGCTGAAGGACGACGAACTCGCCAAGGAAGGCCTGTTCCAGTTCCCGACGGTGGTCGGCGGCGTGGTGCCGGTCGTCAATGTGCCGGGCGTGAAGCCGGCTGAACTGACGCTGTCGGGCGAAGTGCTCGGCGACATCTACCTGGGCAAGATCAAGAAGTGGAACGATCCGGCGATCGTTGCGCTGAACCCGAAAGCCAAGCTGCCGGATACCGACATCGCCGTGGTTCGCCGCGCCGATGGTTCGGGCACCAGCTTCATCTGGACGAACTATCTGTCGAAGGTCAACGCGGACTGGAAGTCGAAGGTCGGTGAAGGTTCGACGGTCAACTGGCCGACGGGCACGGGCGGCAAGGGCAACGACGGCGTCGCAGCCTTCGTGCAACGTCTGCCGGGCGCAATCGGCTATGTGGAATGGGCGTACGCGAAGCAGAACCACATGACGTATGTCGCGCTGAAGAACTCGTCGGGCGCCGTGGTCGAGCCGAAGACGGACACCTTCAAGGCAGCGGCAGCAGGCGCGGACTGGTCGAAGTCGTTCTACCAGATCCTGACGAACGAGCCGGGCAAGAACGCATGGCCGATCGTCGGCGCGACGTTCGTGCTGGTTCACACGACGCAGGAAAAGGCGCCGCAAGGCACCGAAACGCTGAAGTTCTTCGACTGGGCATTCAAGAACGGCACGCAAGCCGCGAACGATCTGGACTACATCTCGCTGCCGGATTCGGTCGTGGCGGAAATCCGCACGCAATGGAAGGCGAAGGTGAAGGACGCTTCGGGCAAGGCAGTCGCCGAGTAA
- the pstB gene encoding phosphate ABC transporter ATP-binding protein PstB, giving the protein MNMAETQLNPIARSTAPAGFDPAQSGQSQAPSRPKIEVNDLNFFYGKYHALKNINLQIPEGKVTAFIGPSGCGKSTLLRTFNKMYALYPEQRAEGEILMDGENLLTSKRDISLLRARIGMVFQKPTPFPMSIYDNIAFGVKMFETLPRSEMDDRVEWALTKAALWNEVKDKLGQSGYGLSGGQQQRLCIARGIAIRPEVLLLDEPCSALDPISTGRIEELIAELKSDYTVVIVTHNMQQAARCSDYTAYMYLGELIEFGDTEKIFIKPVRKETEDYITGRFG; this is encoded by the coding sequence ATGAATATGGCAGAAACTCAACTCAATCCGATCGCACGTTCCACGGCGCCCGCCGGTTTCGATCCCGCCCAGAGCGGCCAGTCGCAAGCGCCGTCGCGCCCGAAGATCGAAGTCAACGACTTGAACTTCTTCTACGGCAAGTATCACGCGCTGAAGAACATCAATCTTCAGATTCCCGAAGGCAAGGTGACCGCGTTCATCGGCCCGTCGGGCTGCGGCAAGTCCACCTTGCTGCGCACTTTCAACAAGATGTACGCGCTCTATCCGGAACAACGCGCCGAAGGCGAGATCCTGATGGACGGCGAGAATCTGCTGACCTCCAAGCGCGATATCTCGCTGCTGCGCGCGCGGATCGGCATGGTGTTCCAGAAGCCGACGCCGTTTCCGATGTCGATCTACGACAACATCGCGTTCGGCGTGAAGATGTTCGAAACGCTGCCGCGCTCGGAGATGGACGACCGCGTCGAGTGGGCGCTGACCAAGGCCGCGCTGTGGAACGAAGTGAAGGACAAGCTCGGCCAGAGCGGCTACGGTTTGTCGGGCGGCCAGCAGCAGCGTCTGTGTATTGCGCGCGGTATCGCGATCCGTCCGGAAGTGCTGCTGCTCGACGAGCCGTGTTCGGCTTTGGACCCGATTTCGACGGGCCGCATCGAAGAGCTGATTGCCGAATTGAAGAGCGACTATACGGTGGTGATCGTCACGCACAACATGCAACAGGCGGCCCGCTGTTCGGACTACACTGCGTACATGTACCTCGGCGAGTTGATCGAGTTCGGCGATACCGAAAAGATCTTCATCAAGCCGGTCCGCAAGGAAACCGAGGACTACATCACTGGCCGCTTCGGCTAA
- the ftsH gene encoding ATP-dependent zinc metalloprotease FtsH, with amino-acid sequence MNNNMFSKAAVWLVIALVLFTVFKQFDKPRVQEGVSYSQFMDDAKNGKVKNVIVQGRNLTVTPADGQKYQIVSPGDIWMVGDLMKYGVQVSGKADDEPNALVSALYYLGPTILIIGFWFYMMRQMQGGGKGGAFSFGKSRARLIDENNNAINFTDVAGCDEAKEEVSELVDFLRDPQKFQKLGGRIPRGVLLVGPPGTGKTLLARAIAGEAKVPFFSISGSDFVEMFVGVGAARVRDMFEQAKKHAPCIVFIDEIDAVGRHRGAGMGGGNDEREQTLNQMLVEMDGFEANSGVIVIAATNRSDVLDKALLRPGRFDRQVYVGLPDIRGREHIMKVHLRKVPISNDVDAAVIARGTPGFSGADLANLVNEAALFAARRGKRIVEMTDFEDAKDKIFMGPERKSAVIREESKRATAYHESGHAVIAKLLPKADPVHKVTIIPRGRALGVTWQLPEHDNETYSKDYLLDRLAILFGGRVAEELFLNLISTGASDDFNKATQTARAMVARFGMTDALGPMVYVDDENDATPFGRGFTRTISEATQQKVDAEIRRVLDEQYNLAKRLLDENRDKVEAMTAALMEWETIDADQINDIMAGRPPRSPKSSPPSASDASSGGSPGTEVKPGSATAPA; translated from the coding sequence TTGAACAACAATATGTTTTCGAAAGCAGCAGTGTGGCTGGTTATCGCACTGGTGCTATTTACGGTGTTCAAGCAGTTCGACAAGCCCCGTGTCCAGGAAGGCGTTTCCTATTCGCAGTTCATGGACGACGCGAAGAACGGCAAAGTCAAGAACGTCATTGTCCAGGGGCGGAACCTCACGGTCACTCCAGCAGACGGCCAGAAGTACCAGATCGTGTCGCCCGGCGACATCTGGATGGTTGGCGATCTGATGAAGTATGGCGTTCAGGTGAGCGGCAAGGCTGATGACGAACCCAATGCGCTGGTGTCCGCGCTGTACTACCTCGGGCCGACGATCCTGATCATCGGTTTCTGGTTCTACATGATGCGACAGATGCAGGGGGGCGGGAAAGGTGGTGCGTTCTCGTTCGGTAAATCCCGTGCACGTCTGATCGACGAAAACAACAACGCAATCAATTTCACCGACGTCGCCGGTTGCGACGAAGCCAAGGAAGAAGTCTCCGAACTGGTCGACTTCCTGCGCGATCCGCAGAAGTTCCAGAAGCTGGGTGGGCGTATTCCACGCGGCGTGCTGCTGGTCGGGCCGCCGGGGACCGGTAAGACGCTGCTGGCGCGCGCTATCGCCGGCGAGGCGAAAGTGCCGTTCTTCAGTATCTCGGGTTCGGACTTCGTGGAAATGTTCGTCGGTGTCGGCGCGGCTCGCGTGCGCGACATGTTCGAACAGGCCAAGAAGCATGCGCCGTGTATCGTGTTCATCGACGAAATCGACGCGGTCGGGCGTCACCGCGGCGCCGGCATGGGCGGCGGTAACGACGAACGCGAACAGACCTTGAACCAGATGCTGGTGGAGATGGACGGCTTCGAAGCGAACTCGGGTGTGATCGTGATCGCTGCAACGAACCGTTCGGACGTGCTCGACAAGGCGCTGCTGCGCCCTGGCCGTTTCGACCGCCAGGTGTATGTCGGTCTGCCGGATATTCGCGGCCGTGAGCACATCATGAAGGTTCACCTGCGCAAGGTGCCGATTTCGAACGACGTCGACGCAGCGGTGATCGCACGCGGCACGCCGGGCTTCTCGGGTGCAGACCTCGCGAACCTCGTGAACGAAGCGGCCTTGTTCGCGGCTCGCCGTGGCAAGCGCATTGTTGAAATGACGGACTTCGAAGACGCGAAGGACAAGATCTTCATGGGTCCGGAGCGTAAGTCGGCCGTGATCCGCGAAGAATCGAAGCGTGCCACGGCGTACCACGAGTCGGGCCATGCAGTGATCGCCAAGCTGTTGCCGAAGGCTGATCCGGTGCACAAGGTCACGATCATTCCGCGTGGCCGCGCGCTGGGCGTGACGTGGCAGTTGCCGGAGCATGACAACGAAACGTATTCCAAGGACTACCTGCTGGATCGTCTGGCGATCCTGTTCGGTGGCCGAGTCGCGGAAGAGCTGTTCCTGAACCTGATCAGCACCGGCGCATCGGACGACTTCAACAAGGCGACGCAAACGGCGCGCGCCATGGTGGCTCGCTTCGGTATGACGGACGCACTCGGACCGATGGTCTACGTCGACGACGAAAATGACGCCACGCCGTTTGGCCGTGGTTTCACGCGCACCATTTCGGAAGCGACGCAGCAGAAGGTCGACGCCGAAATCCGCCGCGTGCTGGACGAGCAATACAACCTCGCGAAGCGCCTGCTGGACGAGAACCGCGACAAGGTCGAAGCGATGACCGCCGCGCTGATGGAGTGGGAAACGATCGACGCCGATCAGATCAACGACATCATGGCAGGCCGTCCGCCGCGTTCGCCGAAGAGTTCGCCGCCGTCGGCAAGCGACGCCTCGTCGGGCGGCAGCCCGGGCACCGAGGTCAAGCCGGGCAGCGCAACCGCGCCGGCCTGA
- the glmM gene encoding phosphoglucosamine mutase: MARRYFGTDGIRGKVGEGPITPEFVLRLGYAAGKVLAGADRWARTGTRPTVLIGKDTRVSGYMLEAALESGFSAAGVDVMLAGPMPTPGIAYLTRALRLAAGVVISASHNPYYDNGIKFFSADGNKLPDEVEAQIEEQLDLPLACAASEQLGKARRLDDAAGRYIEFCKSTFPAAFDLRGLKLVVDCAHGAAYDIAPHVFHELGADVIPIGVAPNGFNINDGVGATAPDALVRAVRANHADLGIALDGDADRLQVVDAAGRLYNGDELLYVLVKDRVATDGKVDGAVGTLMTNMAVEVALQEAGVKFVRAAVGDRYVLEQLREHGWQLGAEGSGHILSLDRHSTGDGIVSALLVLAAMKRSDKTLADLLDGVTLFPQKLINVRMKPDSDWKSSDVIRRAIAKAESALKGRGRVLIRASGTEPVLRVMVEAENVADAVHHAESIAGAVKEVTA, translated from the coding sequence ATGGCACGTCGTTATTTCGGAACGGACGGCATTCGGGGCAAAGTCGGCGAAGGACCTATCACGCCGGAGTTCGTATTGCGGCTTGGCTACGCGGCCGGCAAGGTGCTGGCAGGCGCGGACCGCTGGGCGAGAACAGGCACACGGCCAACCGTGTTGATCGGCAAGGACACGCGGGTGTCGGGCTACATGCTCGAAGCGGCGCTCGAATCGGGCTTCTCGGCAGCCGGTGTGGATGTGATGCTGGCCGGCCCGATGCCGACTCCCGGCATCGCCTATCTGACACGCGCATTGCGGCTTGCCGCGGGCGTGGTCATCAGCGCGTCGCACAATCCGTACTACGACAACGGCATTAAATTTTTCTCCGCCGACGGCAACAAGCTGCCAGATGAAGTGGAAGCGCAGATCGAAGAGCAACTCGATTTGCCGCTCGCCTGCGCGGCATCCGAGCAACTCGGCAAGGCGCGGCGCCTCGACGACGCGGCGGGCCGCTATATCGAGTTCTGCAAGAGCACCTTTCCGGCCGCGTTCGATCTGCGCGGTCTGAAGCTGGTCGTCGATTGCGCGCACGGCGCCGCGTATGACATCGCACCGCACGTGTTCCACGAACTCGGCGCCGATGTGATTCCGATCGGCGTCGCGCCGAACGGCTTCAACATCAACGACGGTGTCGGCGCGACCGCACCGGATGCGCTGGTGCGCGCCGTGCGCGCGAATCATGCCGACCTCGGCATCGCGCTCGATGGCGACGCCGACCGCTTGCAGGTGGTCGACGCCGCGGGGCGTCTGTATAACGGCGACGAACTGCTGTATGTCCTGGTCAAGGACCGTGTCGCGACCGACGGCAAGGTGGACGGCGCGGTCGGCACCTTGATGACCAATATGGCGGTGGAAGTGGCGCTGCAGGAAGCCGGCGTGAAGTTCGTCCGTGCGGCGGTGGGCGACCGCTATGTACTCGAGCAGCTGCGCGAACACGGCTGGCAACTCGGGGCCGAAGGCTCCGGCCATATTCTCTCGCTTGACCGCCATTCCACGGGCGACGGCATCGTCTCCGCGTTGCTGGTGCTCGCGGCCATGAAGCGCAGCGATAAAACGCTCGCCGACCTGCTCGACGGCGTCACGCTGTTCCCGCAGAAGCTGATCAACGTGCGTATGAAGCCTGACTCGGACTGGAAGAGCAGTGACGTGATCCGCCGCGCTATCGCCAAGGCCGAGAGCGCGCTGAAGGGCCGCGGCCGTGTGCTGATCCGCGCGTCCGGTACCGAACCGGTGCTGCGCGTGATGGTGGAAGCGGAAAATGTCGCCGACGCGGTTCACCATGCGGAGTCGATTGCCGGAGCGGTGAAAGAGGTAACGGCGTAA
- the phoB gene encoding phosphate regulon transcriptional regulator PhoB has translation MPSSILVIEDEPAISELISVNLQHAGHCPIRAYNAEQAQNLISDVLPDLVLLDWMLPGKSGIAFARDLRNNERTKHIPIIMLTARGDEQDKVLGLEIGADDYVTKPFSPKELMARIKAVLRRRAPQLTEDVVAINGLKLDPATHRVAAHAEGSEIKLDLGPTEFRLLHFFMTHPERVHSRTQLLDQVWGDHVFVEERTVDVHIKRLRAALKPAGCDAMIETVRGSGYRLAKSA, from the coding sequence ATGCCCAGCAGCATTCTCGTCATTGAAGATGAGCCCGCCATTTCCGAACTGATTTCGGTGAATCTTCAACACGCCGGACACTGCCCGATTCGCGCGTACAACGCGGAGCAGGCTCAGAACCTGATCAGCGACGTATTGCCCGACCTCGTCCTGCTCGACTGGATGTTGCCGGGAAAATCGGGCATCGCGTTCGCTCGCGATCTGCGCAACAACGAGCGCACGAAGCATATTCCGATCATCATGCTGACCGCGCGCGGCGACGAGCAGGACAAGGTGCTCGGCCTCGAAATCGGCGCCGACGACTACGTCACCAAACCGTTCTCGCCGAAAGAACTGATGGCGCGCATCAAGGCGGTGTTGCGCCGCCGCGCGCCGCAGTTGACGGAAGACGTGGTCGCGATCAACGGTCTCAAGCTCGATCCGGCGACGCACCGTGTGGCGGCGCATGCCGAAGGCAGCGAGATCAAGCTCGATCTCGGCCCGACGGAATTCCGTCTGCTGCACTTTTTCATGACGCACCCGGAGCGCGTGCATAGCCGCACGCAACTGCTCGATCAGGTGTGGGGCGATCACGTGTTCGTCGAAGAGCGCACGGTGGACGTGCATATCAAGCGCCTGCGCGCGGCCCTCAAGCCGGCCGGGTGCGATGCTATGATTGAGACGGTACGCGGCAGCGGCTACCGGCTCGCGAAGAGCGCCTGA
- the phoR gene encoding phosphate regulon sensor histidine kinase PhoR: MNIIWARSIVSVVLLAVLCVVVGALVNVKAALVLAIVMLLAQSLFSTFHKQRLWRLLDAPVYGEVPSAPGIWGEIYYRLHKLAKRWHAQVRQVEQQHSRFIQAIQASPNGVAMLDDHDQIEWCNAISELHFGLDAKRDLRQHITHLVRQPDFVRYLNSHRYEEMLIMRGMGEKRQNVLSVQVFPYGENRKLVLSQDITELERTDAMRRDFVANVSHELKTPLTVLSGFLETMRELPLSEAERSRYLELMEQQASRMRHIVSDLLVLAKLEGDNKPPSDQMIDMRAVLRHLRDDAGSLSSDHHKIIFDADEGLTVTGVETEILSAFGNLVTNAIRYTPDGGAIKVVWHAQGGNAVFSVTDSGLGIPAADIPRLTERFYRVDRSRSRDTGGTGLGLAIVKHVLQRHDAQLDVKSEEGRGSTFTVRFPVYRTARRQPAPV; encoded by the coding sequence ATGAACATCATCTGGGCGCGCTCCATCGTGTCGGTCGTGCTGCTGGCTGTTCTGTGCGTGGTGGTCGGCGCACTCGTGAACGTCAAGGCTGCGCTCGTCCTTGCGATTGTCATGCTGCTCGCGCAGAGCCTTTTCAGCACTTTTCATAAACAGCGTCTGTGGCGTTTGCTCGACGCGCCGGTTTATGGCGAAGTGCCGAGCGCCCCCGGCATCTGGGGCGAAATCTACTACCGTCTGCACAAACTCGCGAAGCGTTGGCACGCTCAGGTGCGTCAGGTCGAGCAGCAGCATTCGCGTTTCATCCAGGCGATTCAAGCCTCGCCGAACGGTGTGGCGATGCTCGACGACCACGATCAGATCGAGTGGTGCAACGCGATCTCCGAACTCCATTTCGGTCTGGACGCGAAGCGCGATCTGCGTCAGCACATCACGCATCTGGTGCGTCAGCCTGATTTCGTCCGTTACCTGAATTCGCACCGGTACGAAGAGATGCTGATCATGCGCGGCATGGGCGAGAAACGGCAGAACGTGCTCTCGGTACAGGTGTTTCCGTACGGCGAAAATCGCAAGCTGGTGCTCTCGCAAGACATCACCGAACTCGAGCGGACCGACGCGATGCGGCGCGACTTCGTCGCCAATGTTTCGCATGAGTTGAAGACGCCGCTCACGGTGCTTTCCGGTTTTCTGGAGACCATGCGCGAGTTGCCGCTGAGCGAAGCCGAGCGTTCACGCTATCTCGAGCTGATGGAGCAGCAGGCTTCGCGCATGCGCCATATCGTCAGCGACCTGCTGGTGCTTGCCAAACTCGAGGGCGACAACAAGCCGCCGAGCGATCAGATGATCGATATGCGCGCGGTGTTGCGGCATCTGCGCGACGACGCCGGGAGCTTGTCCAGCGACCATCACAAGATCATTTTCGATGCCGACGAAGGGCTCACCGTCACCGGCGTCGAGACGGAAATTCTCAGCGCGTTCGGCAATCTCGTCACGAACGCGATTCGCTACACGCCGGACGGCGGTGCGATCAAGGTGGTTTGGCACGCGCAAGGCGGCAATGCGGTGTTTTCCGTGACGGACAGTGGACTGGGCATTCCTGCTGCGGACATTCCGCGGCTCACCGAGCGCTTCTATCGCGTCGATCGCAGCCGTTCACGCGATACCGGCGGCACGGGCCTCGGCCTCGCGATCGTCAAGCATGTGCTGCAGCGTCACGATGCGCAGCTCGATGTGAAGAGCGAAGAGGGGCGTGGCAGCACATTCACCGTGCGCTTTCCGGTGTATCGCACGGCGCGTCGGCAACCGGCGCCGGTTTGA
- the folP gene encoding dihydropteroate synthase produces the protein MGILNVTPDSFSDGGKYAMCGDALRQAERMMLDGADIIDIGGESTRPGAPPVPLDEELERVIPLVEQLRGANVPLSIDTYKPEVMRHTLAAGADLINDIWGFRMPGAIDAVRDSDCGLCVMHMLGEPQTMQLGEPVYDDVVSAVRNFLEERVVALEQAGIVRARISVDPGFGFGKAVVEHNYALLAHLPETAPRAEPPYPILAGMSRKSMVGAVVGRPASERVAGSIAAAVCAAERGASILRVHDVAQTVDALKVWAAMHEAAKHGRARG, from the coding sequence ATGGGCATCCTGAACGTCACACCCGATTCTTTTTCCGACGGCGGCAAATACGCGATGTGCGGCGATGCGTTGCGCCAGGCCGAGCGTATGATGCTCGACGGCGCGGACATCATCGATATCGGCGGCGAGTCGACGCGTCCCGGCGCACCGCCGGTGCCGCTCGACGAAGAACTGGAGCGGGTGATCCCGCTCGTCGAGCAACTGCGCGGCGCGAATGTGCCGTTGTCGATCGACACGTACAAGCCTGAAGTGATGCGCCACACGTTGGCCGCGGGCGCGGATCTGATCAACGACATCTGGGGTTTCCGGATGCCCGGCGCAATCGACGCTGTACGCGACAGTGACTGCGGCCTGTGCGTCATGCACATGCTTGGTGAGCCGCAGACCATGCAGCTCGGCGAGCCCGTCTACGATGACGTGGTGAGCGCAGTTCGCAATTTTCTCGAGGAGCGTGTCGTGGCGCTCGAACAGGCGGGCATCGTACGTGCTCGTATCAGCGTGGACCCAGGTTTTGGCTTCGGCAAGGCTGTAGTCGAGCATAATTACGCGCTGCTCGCGCACCTGCCGGAAACGGCGCCGCGAGCCGAGCCGCCGTACCCGATTCTTGCCGGCATGTCGCGTAAGTCGATGGTCGGCGCGGTAGTGGGACGCCCGGCGTCGGAACGCGTTGCGGGCAGTATTGCGGCGGCGGTGTGCGCCGCTGAACGGGGCGCTTCGATTCTGCGCGTGCACGACGTCGCGCAAACAGTAGATGCATTGAAAGTATGGGCAGCCATGCACGAAGCGGCGAAGCACGGCCGCGCGCGCGGCTGA
- the pstA gene encoding phosphate ABC transporter permease PstA produces the protein MSQPTLNMPGSHDAATLEAMRVRLQRRRRLKNAVALTMSLAAMAFGLVWLIWILYTTLRLGIGGLSVELFTQSTPPPNTDGGGLANAIVGSLMLVGLATFVGTPIGILAGVYLAEYGQKGWLASVTRFINDILLSAPSIVVGLFVYALVVAKMGHFSGWAGVFALALLQIPIVIRTTENMLKLVPNALREAAFALGTPKWKMVLSITLKASVAGIVTGVLLGVARIAGETAPLLFTALSNQFFSMDMGQPVANLPVTIYKFAMSPFAQWQSLAWAGVFLITLAVLGLNILARTIFSNK, from the coding sequence ATGAGCCAGCCCACTTTGAATATGCCGGGTTCGCACGACGCCGCCACGCTCGAAGCGATGCGCGTGCGTTTGCAACGCCGTCGCCGTTTGAAGAACGCGGTCGCGCTGACCATGTCGCTCGCCGCGATGGCGTTCGGTCTGGTGTGGCTGATCTGGATTCTGTACACGACCTTGCGCCTCGGTATCGGCGGCTTGTCGGTCGAGTTGTTCACGCAATCGACGCCGCCGCCGAACACCGATGGCGGCGGTCTCGCGAACGCGATCGTCGGCAGTCTGATGCTGGTCGGACTCGCGACTTTCGTCGGCACGCCGATCGGTATTCTGGCCGGCGTCTATCTCGCCGAATACGGCCAGAAGGGCTGGCTCGCGAGCGTGACGCGTTTCATCAACGATATTCTGTTGTCGGCGCCTTCGATCGTGGTCGGCCTGTTCGTCTACGCGCTGGTCGTCGCGAAGATGGGCCACTTCAGCGGCTGGGCCGGTGTATTCGCGCTCGCCTTGCTGCAGATTCCGATTGTGATCCGCACCACGGAAAACATGCTGAAGCTGGTGCCGAACGCATTGCGTGAAGCGGCGTTCGCACTCGGCACGCCGAAGTGGAAGATGGTGCTGTCGATCACGCTGAAGGCGTCGGTCGCCGGTATCGTCACCGGCGTATTGCTCGGCGTCGCGCGTATCGCAGGCGAAACCGCGCCGCTGCTCTTCACGGCGCTGTCGAATCAGTTCTTTTCGATGGACATGGGCCAGCCGGTCGCGAACCTGCCGGTCACGATCTACAAGTTTGCGATGAGCCCGTTCGCGCAGTGGCAATCGCTCGCGTGGGCCGGCGTCTTCCTGATCACGCTCGCGGTGCTGGGACTGAACATCCTCGCGCGCACGATCTTCTCGAACAAGTAA
- the pstC gene encoding phosphate ABC transporter permease PstC yields the protein MSDIQLASGSSRSTPPGSASQQKAPSRVGDVVFGGLARLAALITLLLLGGIIVSLIVASLPSIKQFGLSFLWTADWDPPSKQFGALVPIYGTIATSIIALIIAVPVSFGIALFLTELAPAWLRRPLGIAIELLAAIPSIVYGMWGLLVFAPIFATWFEKPLGAVLGGIPVVGALFQGAPIGIGILCAGVILAIMIIPYIASVMRDVFEVTPVLLKESAYGIGCTTWEVMWKIVLPFTKSGVIGGVMLGLGRALGETMAVTFVIGNTNLLDNVSLFSPGNSITSALANEFAEADPGLHTSALMELGLILFVITFVVLSISKIMLLRLEKGEGAK from the coding sequence ATGTCCGATATCCAATTAGCGTCCGGCTCGAGCAGGTCGACCCCGCCCGGCAGCGCGTCGCAGCAGAAAGCGCCCAGCCGCGTCGGCGACGTGGTCTTCGGCGGCCTCGCGCGCCTCGCCGCCCTCATCACCCTGTTGCTGCTCGGCGGCATCATCGTTTCCCTGATCGTCGCGTCCCTGCCGTCGATCAAGCAGTTCGGCCTCAGCTTCCTGTGGACCGCCGACTGGGATCCACCCAGCAAGCAATTCGGCGCCCTCGTGCCGATTTACGGCACGATCGCCACCTCGATCATTGCACTCATCATCGCGGTGCCCGTCAGCTTCGGCATCGCGCTTTTCCTGACCGAACTCGCGCCCGCGTGGCTGCGCCGGCCGCTCGGCATCGCGATCGAACTGCTCGCCGCGATTCCGTCGATCGTGTACGGCATGTGGGGTTTGCTGGTGTTCGCACCGATCTTCGCGACGTGGTTCGAAAAGCCGCTCGGCGCGGTGCTCGGCGGCATTCCGGTCGTCGGGGCGCTGTTTCAGGGCGCGCCGATCGGCATCGGCATCCTGTGCGCGGGCGTGATTCTCGCGATCATGATCATTCCGTACATCGCTTCGGTGATGCGCGACGTGTTCGAAGTCACGCCGGTCCTGCTGAAGGAATCGGCGTACGGCATCGGCTGCACGACGTGGGAAGTGATGTGGAAGATCGTGCTGCCCTTCACCAAGAGCGGCGTGATCGGCGGCGTCATGCTGGGTCTGGGCCGCGCGCTCGGCGAAACGATGGCCGTGACGTTCGTGATCGGCAACACCAATCTGCTCGATAACGTGTCGCTGTTTTCGCCGGGCAACAGTATTACGTCGGCGCTCGCCAACGAATTCGCCGAAGCGGATCCGGGCCTGCACACGTCGGCGTTGATGGAACTCGGCCTCATTCTGTTCGTGATTACTTTCGTGGTACTGTCGATCTCGAAGATCATGCTGCTTCGCCTCGAAAAAGGGGAGGGCGCGAAATGA